From one Solanum stenotomum isolate F172 chromosome 12, ASM1918654v1, whole genome shotgun sequence genomic stretch:
- the LOC125847225 gene encoding uncharacterized protein LOC125847225, which produces MIEQAILAALTPLRTSIDTLTSRVETCKSQQRASLEMKTLKADVEDLRKDVDYLKSTNFTSLFEAAEIEGVPGSSKIPPTTTGDVSIEDIVADESEAETHEEQLDAQEETIYGDQQDLKDTIV; this is translated from the coding sequence ATGATCGAGCAGGCCATCCTAGCTGCATTGACACCCCTCCGGACATCTATTGACACTCTCACATCGAGAGTAGAGACTTGTAAGAGTCAACAGAGGGCTTCTTTAGAGATGAAGACTTTGAAAGCCGACGTGGAAGATttgaggaaggatgtggactaTCTAAAGTCTACAAACTTCACCTCTTTATTTGAGGCAGCTGAGATTGAGGGTGTTCCGGGCAGTTCTAAGATACCTCCGACGACAACCGGAGATGTGTCTATAGAGGATATTGTTGCTGATGAGTCAGAGGCTGAGACGCATGAGGAGCAACTAGATGCTCAGGAGGAGACCATCTATGGAGACCAACAGGATTTAAAGGATACAATTGTATAG